The Methanothermobacter tenebrarum genome has a window encoding:
- a CDS encoding DUF504 domain-containing protein codes for MARKVIDLMIWHPKGDIRKCKISYLHRGAHKNLKTIKGTDIKKLEKGFLILKKGTAIPYHRIVKIECGEKLIWKKGEKG; via the coding sequence ATGGCTAGGAAAGTCATTGATCTGATGATATGGCACCCAAAGGGCGATATCAGAAAATGTAAGATAAGTTACCTTCACAGAGGAGCCCATAAAAATTTGAAAACTATTAAAGGCACGGATATAAAGAAACTTGAAAAAGGGTTCCTGATCCTTAAAAAAGGAACAGCCATACCATATCATAGGATAGTGAAAATAGAATGCGGGGAAAAATTAATATGGAAAAAAGGTGAAAAGGGGTAA
- a CDS encoding CBS domain-containing protein, whose amino-acid sequence MAKKALVKDYMTREVISVTPDTSTAEIIRLMKETGHDGFPVRDNDSVIGIITAFDLLIKPWVKTVKEIMSTDVVVADQDMSLNDAARVMFRMGISRLPVIDKNGKLVGIITNTDIVRSHIERSTPMKVNYFKKTLEQLYNVKPEVKRMKIPISKLRPTQSKIYADELEGRIYEIRKGLAEPTIVVKTGDRYILVDGHHRAVASYKLGYKEIDSYVIDMKKDLKLGMEKTADINKIYTLDDIEIIDDAQHPLIAITTSMKKAKSRKKR is encoded by the coding sequence ATGGCCAAGAAAGCACTAGTAAAAGATTACATGACGAGAGAAGTTATCTCAGTAACTCCTGACACTTCAACTGCTGAGATAATCAGGTTAATGAAAGAAACAGGACATGATGGGTTCCCGGTGAGAGATAATGATAGTGTTATCGGTATCATAACCGCATTCGACCTTCTAATAAAACCTTGGGTAAAAACTGTCAAGGAGATAATGTCCACCGATGTTGTGGTGGCAGACCAGGACATGTCATTAAATGATGCCGCTAGAGTAATGTTCAGAATGGGAATATCACGCCTCCCAGTTATTGACAAGAACGGAAAGCTCGTGGGTATAATCACCAACACTGACATAGTGCGTTCACATATTGAAAGATCAACACCAATGAAAGTCAATTATTTTAAAAAGACGCTAGAACAGCTATATAATGTTAAACCAGAAGTTAAGCGGATGAAAATACCGATATCAAAGCTCAGACCCACACAGAGTAAAATATACGCTGATGAACTCGAAGGAAGAATATACGAGATCAGAAAGGGACTTGCAGAACCCACAATAGTCGTTAAAACAGGAGACCGTTACATCTTGGTTGATGGGCACCATAGAGCCGTGGCATCATATAAACTAGGCTATAAAGAAATAGACTCCTATGTAATAGACATGAAAAAAGATCTTAAACTTGGAATGGAAAAAACCGCAGATATTAACAAGATATACACCCTAGACGATATTGAAATAATCGATGACGCCCAACATCCTCTTATAGCCATCACAACCAGTATGAAAAAAGCAAAATCGAGGAAAAAAAGATGA
- the hisE gene encoding phosphoribosyl-ATP diphosphatase, giving the protein MKNDILREIYMVLETRRDKPIDSYTSNLMKDDNKTGEDKILEKIGEEAAELIIASKNDEHVLEEAVDLLFHTFLLLVYKGIKFDEILDEFSKRRKPH; this is encoded by the coding sequence ATGAAAAATGATATATTAAGGGAAATCTACATGGTCCTCGAAACACGCAGAGACAAACCAATAGACTCTTACACCTCCAATCTAATGAAAGATGATAACAAAACCGGAGAGGATAAAATACTTGAAAAGATTGGGGAGGAAGCAGCAGAACTTATAATAGCATCAAAAAATGATGAACACGTCCTAGAAGAGGCTGTAGACCTCCTATTTCACACTTTTTTACTCCTCGTCTATAAAGGTATAAAATTTGATGAAATCCTCGATGAATTCTCAAAAAGGAGAAAACCCCACTAA
- the larB gene encoding nickel pincer cofactor biosynthesis protein LarB, giving the protein MVRPILKDLKDGKISIEEAEKLIKSQFLDIREVARFDIGRKLRTGFPEAILALGKDDDDIVQILLSSPTDPMIVTRLSPERFENIREEISSLEERGFSIKYNKRAHILVVKRDDKISLDSKVGIITAGTADIPVAEEARTILEEYGCQVIRAYDVGVAGIHRLVQPLYDMLEDDVKIIIVVAGMEGALPSVVAGLVDVPVIGVPTSIGYGVGEGGFSALYSMLQSCTPGIGVVNIDNGFGAAALAIKIIRAFE; this is encoded by the coding sequence ATCGTAAGACCCATACTTAAAGATCTTAAGGATGGTAAGATTTCAATCGAGGAGGCTGAAAAGCTTATAAAGAGTCAGTTTTTGGATATTAGAGAAGTGGCTAGGTTCGATATTGGGAGAAAGTTAAGAACAGGATTTCCAGAAGCTATATTAGCATTGGGTAAAGATGATGATGATATTGTGCAGATTCTCTTGTCTTCTCCAACAGATCCTATGATCGTAACACGTCTCAGTCCTGAGAGATTTGAGAATATCAGGGAAGAGATAAGTTCGCTTGAAGAGAGGGGATTTTCAATCAAATATAATAAGAGAGCTCATATTCTTGTTGTGAAGAGGGATGATAAAATTTCTCTGGATTCTAAGGTGGGTATAATAACTGCTGGTACTGCGGATATACCAGTTGCAGAAGAAGCTAGGACTATCTTGGAGGAATATGGTTGTCAGGTTATCAGAGCCTATGATGTGGGTGTTGCTGGGATTCATAGGCTTGTACAACCTTTATATGATATGCTTGAAGACGATGTTAAGATTATAATTGTGGTGGCTGGGATGGAGGGCGCCCTACCATCAGTTGTTGCTGGTTTAGTGGATGTGCCCGTTATTGGAGTCCCAACTTCCATTGGATATGGTGTGGGTGAAGGTGGGTTCTCAGCCCTCTATTCAATGTTGCAATCCTGCACACCAGGTATCGGGGTTGTGAATATTGATAATGGTTTTGGAGCAGCGGCCCTGGCAATTAAAATTATAAGAGCATTTGAATGA
- the hypF gene encoding carbamoyltransferase HypF has protein sequence MYRAHIFVQGIVQGVGFRPTVYRLANDLELKGYVRNLGNIVEIVVEGEKEIIRKFINDLKLKKPPISKISNIEVEWDEINHLSFTNFEIKGSSSEFKGRSVIPADVATCEACLSDMNNPKDRRYLYPFTACTDCGPRFTVIEEIPYDRERTSMKEFPLCEECQREYNNPSDRRYHAEATCCPVCGPKLSLYDDRPILVDDPLKEAAKILDEGYIVAMKGIGGTHLVCDATNEETVKMLRERLGRPYQPFACMSPDIETIKTFAIVSSAEERVLKSRRRPIVVLKKSDQYYLAPSVAPSLHNIGIMLPYSGIHHMLFKYAERPAYVMTSANKPGEPMIIRNKEILGRLKGIADYFLIHNRKIVNRCDDSVVRFRGDDMAFIRRSRGYTPEPYDLSNLSSDSNVIALGPEIDVTFAILNHGECYLSQYIGNTTKYDTTRFLEDALRHLMKITGIEEVDAVACDLHPRFFTTKLAEELSREYSARLFKVQHHHAHAAALAVDSGVDEFVCIAADGVGYGDDGTAWGGEILYCFDDQYKRLGSLAPQKMPGGDLCAIYPARMLFSILGSYYTLDYLEELFKDEYKQYFPHGEKEIQLVRRQLERDINVGITTSTGRILDSIATALHICSKRTYEGECAMKLESAAYKSSNYLDIPYRVDKYEGRYVLDTTDLLLKVMELKNAGEKIVDIAAAAQRSLSRGLAEIAVRVAEDVGTDIIGGSGGVFYNEAISLTVKDYVEDMGYRFIQHKNSCAGDGSVSLGQAVIATMRL, from the coding sequence ATGTACAGGGCCCACATTTTCGTCCAAGGGATAGTACAAGGCGTAGGTTTCAGGCCAACGGTCTACAGGTTAGCGAATGATCTCGAACTTAAAGGTTATGTTAGGAATCTTGGAAACATTGTAGAAATAGTCGTTGAAGGGGAAAAAGAAATCATAAGAAAATTTATCAATGATCTGAAATTGAAAAAGCCCCCAATATCGAAAATATCTAACATAGAAGTTGAATGGGATGAAATAAACCATCTAAGTTTCACAAATTTCGAAATCAAAGGGAGTTCCTCAGAATTTAAAGGAAGATCTGTAATACCTGCTGATGTTGCAACTTGTGAAGCATGCCTATCTGACATGAACAATCCAAAGGATCGAAGATACCTTTACCCATTCACCGCATGTACAGATTGTGGGCCAAGATTTACCGTAATCGAGGAAATACCCTATGACAGAGAAAGGACAAGTATGAAGGAGTTCCCGCTCTGTGAAGAATGTCAAAGGGAATACAATAACCCATCAGATCGAAGATATCATGCGGAGGCAACATGCTGTCCAGTATGCGGGCCAAAACTCTCGTTATACGATGATAGACCCATCCTTGTCGATGATCCGTTAAAAGAGGCTGCTAAGATATTAGATGAAGGTTATATTGTCGCCATGAAGGGTATAGGTGGCACGCACCTTGTATGTGACGCTACAAACGAAGAAACAGTTAAAATGTTAAGAGAAAGATTAGGAAGACCATATCAGCCCTTTGCTTGCATGTCACCCGACATCGAGACAATAAAAACCTTCGCGATAGTATCAAGTGCAGAGGAAAGAGTTTTAAAGTCAAGAAGACGGCCGATTGTCGTGTTAAAAAAAAGTGACCAATATTATCTAGCTCCATCAGTTGCTCCAAGTTTACATAATATTGGTATAATGCTCCCTTATTCAGGCATACATCATATGCTCTTTAAATATGCTGAAAGGCCCGCTTATGTGATGACATCTGCTAACAAGCCTGGAGAACCCATGATAATTAGAAACAAGGAAATACTTGGAAGACTTAAAGGCATAGCTGACTATTTCTTAATCCATAACAGGAAGATAGTGAATCGATGTGACGATTCTGTTGTCCGCTTCAGAGGGGATGACATGGCATTCATACGCCGGTCCCGTGGCTACACACCAGAACCTTATGACCTTTCAAATTTATCATCAGATTCTAATGTTATAGCATTGGGGCCTGAGATAGATGTGACATTCGCTATTTTAAACCATGGAGAATGTTATCTTTCCCAATATATTGGTAATACTACAAAATATGATACTACAAGGTTTCTGGAAGATGCCCTTAGGCATCTTATGAAAATAACTGGAATTGAGGAGGTAGATGCGGTAGCTTGTGATTTGCATCCTAGATTTTTCACGACTAAACTTGCGGAAGAGTTAAGCAGAGAATATTCAGCCCGATTATTTAAGGTTCAGCATCATCATGCCCATGCAGCCGCCCTTGCGGTAGATTCTGGAGTAGATGAATTTGTATGCATCGCGGCTGATGGTGTAGGGTATGGAGATGATGGTACGGCATGGGGTGGTGAAATACTTTATTGTTTTGATGATCAATATAAGAGACTTGGGAGCTTAGCCCCCCAGAAAATGCCGGGTGGAGACTTATGCGCCATATATCCTGCTAGGATGCTTTTTTCAATCCTTGGAAGTTATTATACTCTTGATTATCTTGAAGAACTTTTCAAGGATGAATACAAGCAATATTTCCCCCATGGCGAGAAGGAGATACAATTGGTGAGAAGACAATTGGAAAGGGATATTAATGTTGGTATAACCACAAGTACTGGGAGGATCCTGGATTCTATCGCAACAGCACTCCATATATGTTCTAAGAGGACATATGAGGGGGAGTGTGCGATGAAACTTGAATCAGCCGCTTATAAGTCCTCAAATTATCTTGATATACCCTATAGGGTGGACAAGTACGAAGGTAGGTATGTTCTTGACACAACAGATCTTTTATTAAAAGTGATGGAGCTTAAAAATGCGGGTGAAAAAATAGTGGATATAGCGGCAGCAGCTCAAAGATCTCTCTCAAGGGGTTTGGCTGAGATAGCTGTTAGGGTTGCGGAGGATGTTGGCACAGATATAATCGGTGGATCAGGGGGTGTGTTCTATAATGAGGCCATAAGTCTCACGGTCAAGGATTATGTGGAGGATATGGGTTATAGGTTTATACAACATAAAAATTCGTGTGCAGGTGATGGTTCAGTATCCCTTGGACAAGCTGTGATCGCCACTATGCGACTATAG
- a CDS encoding ArsR family transcriptional regulator, whose product MTRINNMDMEALLDVMGCRTRREIINLLREEPRFVSQISKELKIGQKAIIEHLRAMEEVGILDSFFKKIERGRPRKYYNISNDIHLSIIINKNTFKIDLIEEDEEFFTSEWSRLMKIETRIKKGDEGAVKELEKLIKVYESLKRKAEKILEENPL is encoded by the coding sequence ATGACAAGGATAAACAACATGGACATGGAAGCCTTACTAGATGTTATGGGATGCAGGACAAGACGCGAAATCATAAACCTATTAAGGGAAGAGCCAAGATTCGTAAGCCAAATATCAAAGGAGTTAAAGATAGGCCAGAAAGCCATAATAGAACATCTGAGAGCAATGGAAGAAGTAGGTATACTAGATTCCTTCTTTAAGAAAATAGAACGTGGAAGACCACGTAAATATTATAATATTTCTAATGACATCCACCTTAGCATCATAATAAACAAGAACACCTTCAAAATAGACCTTATAGAAGAAGATGAAGAATTTTTCACCAGTGAATGGTCAAGGCTCATGAAAATAGAAACAAGAATAAAAAAAGGTGATGAGGGGGCGGTGAAAGAATTAGAGAAGTTGATAAAAGTCTATGAATCACTCAAAAGGAAAGCAGAAAAGATCCTAGAAGAAAATCCGCTATAG
- a CDS encoding nucleotide exchange factor GrpE: MPKPKKEKSEKELEKCTKKLKELKKELSKKEDEIEEYISHLQRLQADFENYKKQREKQETQIIEYANEKLILKLVDVLEDMERAIANCNSPKDFKDGLNLIYRKFNNILEKEGLQRIPTKGEKFDPFKHEAIQVENHEKYKNGEIIEEISRGYMLKDKIIKPSLVKVCKKD, encoded by the coding sequence ATGCCAAAACCAAAAAAGGAAAAATCCGAAAAAGAACTTGAAAAATGCACAAAAAAATTAAAAGAACTCAAAAAAGAGTTATCAAAAAAGGAAGATGAAATAGAAGAATACATTTCACATTTGCAAAGATTACAAGCTGACTTCGAAAACTATAAAAAACAAAGAGAAAAACAAGAAACCCAGATAATAGAATACGCCAATGAAAAACTCATACTAAAATTAGTAGACGTGCTAGAGGACATGGAACGAGCCATTGCCAACTGTAACAGCCCCAAAGACTTCAAAGATGGTCTGAATCTCATCTACAGGAAATTCAACAATATCCTAGAAAAAGAGGGCCTACAAAGAATACCCACCAAAGGAGAAAAATTCGACCCATTCAAACACGAAGCAATCCAAGTAGAAAATCACGAAAAATACAAAAACGGGGAAATAATCGAAGAAATATCAAGAGGTTACATGCTAAAAGACAAGATAATAAAACCCTCCCTCGTAAAAGTATGTAAAAAGGATTAA
- the dnaK gene encoding molecular chaperone DnaK → MAKKEKIIGIDLGTSNSAAAVLIGGKPTIIPSAEGASLYGKTFPSVVAFTEDGQMLVGEPARRQAITNPENTITAIKRSMGTNRKIKIQDKEFTPQEISAFILQKIKKDAEAFLGEKVEKAVITVPAYFNDNQRTATKDAGTIAGLEVVRLVNEPTAASLAYGLDKEDEELDIMVFDFGGGTLDVTIMEFGGGVFEVQSTSGDTQLGGTDMDNAIMNYLAEEFKKETGIDIMEDDNAVQRLREAAEKAKIELSSTVQTEINLPYITADSSGPKHLIHTLTRAKLEELVDPIVRKCAGPMEQALKDAKMGKEDIDKIILVGGPTRMPIVQKFVEDFMGKPVERGIDPMECVAMGAAIQGGVLAGEIKDIVLLDVTPLSLGIETQGGIFTKLIERNTTIPTRKSQIFTTAADNQTAVDIHILQGERPMAKDNISLGRFQLVGIPPAPRGVPQIEVTFDIDANGILNVSAKDLGTGKEQAMKITAPHKLSEEEIKKKIEEAKKYAEEDRKRQKEVEIRNNADSMIYTAEKTLNELSEKIPSDKKEKIKKLIEELKEELKGDDITKIKSKTEELTKAVQEIGATIYQQVQQESGDSDDTIDADYEVKD, encoded by the coding sequence GTGGCGAAAAAGGAAAAGATCATAGGAATAGACCTTGGGACAAGCAACTCTGCCGCAGCAGTACTCATAGGTGGTAAACCCACCATAATACCCAGTGCAGAAGGCGCATCACTATATGGTAAAACATTCCCAAGTGTTGTCGCATTCACAGAAGACGGACAAATGCTAGTAGGAGAACCAGCCAGAAGACAAGCAATCACAAACCCAGAAAACACAATCACAGCCATAAAAAGGAGCATGGGCACCAACAGGAAAATAAAAATCCAAGACAAAGAATTCACACCACAAGAAATATCAGCATTCATACTACAAAAAATAAAAAAGGACGCAGAAGCATTCCTAGGAGAAAAAGTGGAAAAAGCAGTTATAACTGTCCCAGCCTATTTCAACGACAACCAGAGAACAGCAACAAAAGACGCCGGCACGATAGCAGGATTAGAAGTCGTTAGACTAGTAAACGAACCAACAGCCGCAAGCCTAGCCTACGGATTAGACAAAGAAGACGAAGAACTCGACATAATGGTATTCGACTTCGGAGGAGGAACACTAGACGTAACAATAATGGAATTCGGCGGAGGAGTATTCGAAGTACAATCCACAAGCGGAGACACACAACTCGGCGGAACAGACATGGACAACGCCATCATGAACTACCTAGCAGAAGAATTCAAAAAAGAAACAGGAATAGACATAATGGAAGACGACAATGCAGTCCAAAGACTGAGAGAAGCCGCCGAAAAAGCCAAAATAGAACTATCATCAACAGTACAAACCGAAATAAACCTACCATACATAACAGCAGACTCCAGCGGCCCCAAACACCTCATACATACGCTGACAAGGGCAAAACTAGAAGAACTAGTAGATCCAATCGTCCGAAAATGTGCAGGGCCAATGGAACAAGCCCTAAAAGATGCTAAGATGGGTAAAGAAGACATCGACAAAATAATACTAGTAGGTGGGCCCACAAGGATGCCAATCGTCCAAAAATTCGTCGAAGACTTCATGGGCAAACCAGTTGAACGTGGAATCGACCCAATGGAATGCGTGGCAATGGGAGCGGCCATACAAGGCGGAGTACTCGCAGGTGAAATAAAAGATATTGTACTATTAGACGTGACACCATTATCCCTTGGCATCGAAACACAAGGGGGTATATTCACCAAATTAATCGAAAGAAACACAACAATACCCACACGAAAGAGCCAAATATTCACAACAGCAGCCGACAACCAAACAGCAGTAGACATACACATATTACAAGGTGAAAGGCCAATGGCAAAGGATAACATAAGCCTTGGTAGATTCCAATTAGTAGGCATACCACCCGCCCCAAGGGGAGTGCCACAAATAGAAGTAACATTCGACATTGACGCCAACGGCATACTAAACGTGTCAGCAAAGGACCTTGGAACAGGAAAAGAACAAGCCATGAAAATAACAGCACCACATAAACTATCAGAAGAAGAAATAAAAAAGAAGATTGAAGAAGCCAAAAAGTATGCTGAAGAAGACCGTAAAAGACAAAAAGAAGTTGAAATCAGAAACAATGCAGACTCCATGATATACACAGCAGAAAAAACCCTAAATGAACTATCAGAGAAAATACCCTCTGATAAGAAAGAGAAAATCAAAAAATTAATCGAAGAATTAAAAGAAGAACTTAAAGGAGATGACATAACAAAGATAAAATCAAAGACAGAAGAACTCACAAAGGCCGTGCAAGAGATCGGCGCAACAATCTACCAACAAGTACAACAAGAAAGCGGGGACTCAGATGATACAATCGATGCAGACTACGAAGTAAAAGATTAA
- the dnaJ gene encoding molecular chaperone DnaJ yields MPKKDYYEILGVDRNASKKDIKRAYRRLARKYHPDVSDDPNAAEKFKEISEAYAVLSDDEKRRRYDQFGHAGMEGFTQEDIFRNINFEDIFKDLDFDFSNIFDIFGFGRRRSPQKGADINYRLEITLEDAYNGLETDIKVPHTRKCPVCNGSRAEPGSNTRTCTTCNGTGQVRQVQRTLLGQIMNIKTCPDCNGEGRIIEKPCNNCKGTGMVKKTSTIHIRIPPGVEDGSKLRIPGEGEMGPMGRPPGDLYVTIKIKPHKLFERKGANLYFEKPISFVQAALGDIVEIPTMEKPVKLKIPPGTQTGTTFRIKGYGMPHINWEGRGNLYVKVRVVTPQKLNKRQKELLREFAKVSGDEIKKEKGLFQRMKDAIIY; encoded by the coding sequence ATGCCAAAAAAGGATTATTATGAGATACTAGGTGTTGATAGAAACGCCAGTAAAAAAGATATAAAAAGAGCCTATAGGAGGCTGGCGAGGAAATACCATCCGGACGTTAGCGATGACCCCAATGCTGCTGAAAAGTTTAAAGAAATCAGCGAAGCCTACGCGGTATTATCCGATGATGAGAAAAGGCGAAGATACGACCAATTCGGACACGCTGGGATGGAAGGGTTCACACAAGAAGACATATTCAGAAACATAAACTTTGAAGACATATTCAAAGATTTAGACTTCGATTTTAGCAACATATTCGACATCTTCGGCTTCGGCAGGAGACGAAGCCCCCAAAAGGGGGCTGATATAAATTATAGGCTCGAAATAACACTAGAAGATGCATACAACGGCTTGGAAACCGATATAAAAGTCCCACATACAAGAAAGTGTCCTGTTTGTAATGGTTCAAGGGCAGAACCCGGCAGCAACACAAGGACATGCACCACCTGTAACGGCACAGGACAGGTAAGACAAGTGCAAAGAACGCTCCTAGGCCAAATAATGAACATAAAAACCTGTCCGGATTGTAATGGGGAAGGTAGAATCATTGAAAAACCATGTAACAATTGTAAAGGTACAGGAATGGTTAAAAAGACGAGCACGATCCATATAAGGATACCCCCTGGAGTTGAGGACGGTTCAAAGTTAAGGATTCCAGGAGAAGGTGAAATGGGCCCAATGGGCAGGCCCCCAGGCGACCTTTACGTGACGATAAAAATAAAACCACACAAATTATTCGAAAGGAAAGGGGCTAACCTTTATTTTGAAAAACCAATAAGTTTCGTCCAAGCAGCCCTAGGAGATATAGTTGAAATCCCAACCATGGAAAAACCAGTCAAACTTAAAATACCCCCAGGAACCCAAACCGGGACTACATTCCGCATAAAAGGTTATGGGATGCCCCATATCAACTGGGAAGGCCGTGGCAACTTATATGTGAAAGTGAGGGTTGTAACACCACAAAAGTTGAATAAGAGACAAAAGGAACTTTTAAGGGAATTTGCGAAGGTTAGTGGTGATGAGATCAAAAAGGAAAAGGGTCTGTTCCAGAGGATGAAGGATGCTATAATATATTGA
- the map gene encoding type II methionyl aminopeptidase — protein sequence MEEEYKKAGRILSKIRRKASRFVQEDLPVIELVNFVEDNIRKEGARPAFPCNVSINDITAHYTPPANDKTVIRSGDLVKLDMGAHVDGYIADTAISILIGDHDENFEKNLKMIEASQRALENAISIIKAGVELEKVGKIIQDTINDFGFKPVANLTGHSMDRWILHSGLSVPNINEKNTHKLEEGDVLAIEPFATDGIGYVTDMPQTYIFRFLRDRPLRLAHARNVLKKIKQEYKSLPFAQRWLTEYFDPKRLNASMRLLIQSRAIYPYHVLREKSGAWVSQAEHTIIVEKDSCQVITE from the coding sequence ATGGAGGAAGAATACAAGAAAGCTGGGCGGATACTATCAAAGATCCGAAGGAAAGCTTCCAGGTTCGTGCAAGAAGATCTGCCAGTTATAGAACTCGTAAATTTCGTTGAAGATAATATCCGGAAAGAAGGGGCTAGACCAGCATTCCCATGTAATGTTTCAATAAATGATATAACAGCACATTACACCCCCCCAGCCAACGACAAAACTGTGATTAGAAGTGGGGATCTTGTGAAATTAGATATGGGTGCGCATGTAGATGGTTATATAGCCGATACCGCCATAAGCATCCTCATAGGAGACCATGATGAAAATTTTGAAAAAAACCTGAAAATGATCGAGGCGTCCCAGAGGGCTCTTGAAAATGCTATAAGCATAATAAAAGCCGGTGTAGAACTCGAAAAAGTAGGGAAGATCATCCAGGATACCATAAATGATTTCGGTTTCAAACCAGTAGCCAATCTCACCGGTCATAGTATGGATAGATGGATACTACATTCAGGATTATCAGTACCTAATATCAACGAGAAAAATACACATAAACTCGAAGAAGGAGATGTTCTCGCTATCGAACCATTCGCAACTGATGGTATTGGATATGTAACCGACATGCCCCAGACATATATTTTCAGATTTTTAAGGGATAGACCCCTCAGATTAGCCCATGCAAGGAATGTTCTCAAAAAGATAAAACAAGAATACAAAAGTTTACCATTCGCCCAAAGGTGGCTAACAGAATACTTCGACCCCAAAAGACTTAACGCTTCTATGAGGCTACTAATACAGTCAAGGGCGATCTACCCATACCATGTACTCCGAGAAAAGAGTGGCGCATGGGTATCACAAGCAGAACATACAATAATCGTTGAAAAGGACAGCTGCCAAGTTATAACCGAATAA
- a CDS encoding bifunctional 2-polyprenyl-6-hydroxyphenol methylase/3-demethylubiquinol 3-O-methyltransferase UbiG has product MILEGPVGLYLKGLIDNLLDEIENDVNGKRALDLGCGYGYYTVDLLQRGYEVDAVDISKHSIQMTRN; this is encoded by the coding sequence ATGATCCTAGAAGGGCCAGTAGGCCTCTATCTTAAAGGTCTAATTGACAATCTTTTAGATGAAATTGAAAATGATGTGAATGGTAAAAGAGCATTAGATTTAGGTTGTGGGTATGGATACTATACAGTGGATTTGCTTCAGAGAGGATATGAAGTTGATGCTGTTGATATTTCAAAACATTCAATCCAAATGACCCGAAATTGA
- a CDS encoding methyltransferase domain-containing protein — translation MENNPSVKLHNINALKFKPEKKYNLIVCFEMLEHLHEDLKLLKLINSWMKNDGFLLISVPHNEKLWNIRDEQAGHLRRYSKDEIKNKLKKANLKPTRILCYGFPFIRLFLGTYLKIEEKMQKKTGKEDKTNTSQTRPVLPRRMKKISAPILKHLFKFDNLFLNSDRGFGLVIMAKKITQ, via the coding sequence ATGGAAAATAATCCAAGTGTCAAATTACATAATATAAACGCATTAAAATTCAAACCAGAGAAAAAATATAATCTTATAGTCTGCTTTGAGATGTTAGAACATTTACATGAAGATCTAAAGTTATTAAAATTGATCAATTCTTGGATGAAAAATGATGGATTTTTATTAATCAGCGTCCCCCACAATGAAAAGCTTTGGAACATAAGAGACGAACAAGCCGGCCACCTTAGAAGATACTCCAAGGACGAAATCAAAAATAAATTGAAAAAAGCAAATCTAAAACCGACAAGGATACTATGTTACGGTTTCCCATTTATCAGACTATTCCTAGGAACCTATTTAAAAATTGAGGAAAAAATGCAAAAAAAGACGGGAAAAGAGGATAAAACCAACACCTCACAAACCAGACCAGTTCTACCAAGGCGGATGAAAAAAATAAGCGCGCCCATACTAAAACATCTTTTCAAATTCGACAATTTGTTCTTAAATAGTGATCGAGGTTTTGGACTAGTAATAATGGCCAAGAAAATTACACAATGA